In one window of Cytophagia bacterium CHB2 DNA:
- the arcC gene encoding carbamate kinase, with protein sequence MQKCIVVALGGNAITREFEDGNIYQQFANTRRSLKGLVRLIEEGYEAVIVHGNGPQVGNALRRVEATRHLLPPLPLGVIVADLQGGMGYMIQQSLLNMLHRHGLEKEVVTIVTQVVVHPDDPSIKQPSKFVGPVYSAEQVAELRERLGWAMKEDVGRGWRRVVPSPEPLAIVERNVIRELVQSGHVVIAAGGGGIPVYLDHHEREERLEGINAVIDKDLAAAVLGKDIGADELAILTPVEKVAINFKQPNERWLDHLTLAELKAYYAEGHFPPGSMGPKVRGAINFLESGGRRVLITSIEAFEEAWLGKTGTVVVS encoded by the coding sequence TTGCAAAAGTGTATTGTCGTCGCCCTTGGTGGCAACGCCATCACGCGCGAGTTTGAAGACGGCAACATCTATCAGCAGTTTGCCAATACACGCCGCAGTTTGAAAGGCCTGGTGCGGCTGATTGAGGAAGGATATGAAGCCGTCATCGTGCATGGCAACGGCCCGCAAGTCGGCAACGCGCTGAGGCGCGTGGAAGCGACGCGCCATTTGCTGCCGCCGTTGCCGCTTGGCGTGATTGTGGCGGATTTGCAGGGCGGCATGGGTTATATGATTCAACAATCATTGTTGAATATGCTGCATCGTCATGGCCTGGAGAAGGAAGTCGTCACGATTGTCACGCAGGTCGTGGTGCATCCCGATGATCCCTCGATCAAACAACCCTCGAAGTTTGTCGGGCCGGTTTACAGCGCCGAACAAGTCGCTGAGCTGCGTGAACGCTTGGGTTGGGCGATGAAAGAAGATGTTGGCCGCGGCTGGCGCCGTGTTGTGCCCTCGCCCGAGCCCCTGGCCATTGTCGAGCGCAACGTTATTCGCGAGTTGGTGCAAAGCGGTCACGTCGTGATTGCGGCCGGCGGCGGCGGCATTCCGGTTTATCTCGATCATCACGAACGCGAGGAACGCCTGGAAGGCATAAATGCCGTGATCGACAAGGATCTTGCGGCAGCGGTTCTGGGCAAAGACATTGGCGCGGACGAGCTTGCCATTTTGACGCCGGTGGAGAAGGTCGCGATCAATTTCAAGCAGCCCAACGAGAGATGGCTTGATCATCTCACTCTCGCCGAATTGAAAGCTTACTACGCGGAAGGCCATTTTCCGCCGGGCAGCATGGGGCCAAAGGTGCGCGGGGCGATTAATTTTTTGGAGAGCGGGGGCAGGCGCGTGCTGATCACTTCGATCGAGGCGTTTGAAGAAGCTTGGTTGGGTAAGACAGGAACCGTTGTGGTGTCTTAA